From a region of the uncultured Desulfovibrio sp. genome:
- the rnr gene encoding ribonuclease R, producing the protein MKKKNFQRGVPGAPSHTPGFPSREELLEAFSAQSRPMRVDGLLRVLGLARRAKGDLEAALTTLAEQGRLLRLRGGLWARPEALKHITGRFSSLRDGGGFVTPMRPVAEGENNRDSQLEFTGARDVYIPAALTGEAWHQDIVRVALSPGASRGPSPEGRIVEVVERGLKEIPAHAAHRTGNTLFCRPADARLSVNFSVELAAGETPPEPGTLVLLAPVQRLASDLWTARIVGDYGREDDVAVQEELVKLNHEVPRDFPAGVLAEAQHLPSGPTPEDMHNREDVRGLPLVTIDGADARDFDDAVEVEDRPGGGWLLRVAIADVSHYVRPRGNGSTGALDAEALSRGNSWYFPKSVEPMLPEALSNGLCSLRPDEDRLAMLAEIPFSAQGKPGTPRFAQVVMRSAARLTYDQVKACMLDNDAAALAALRENPRGEEVITMLQRAFALYAALRDARRQRGSLDFDLPEADSRLDEAGRVVWIGHRQRHDAHRLIEEFMIAANEAVARHLGDVGMPFLYRVHPLPDPERLESLFDTLAGVGMEDLPPRPEAAAMQGILARVQGTDQEFLVNRLCLRAMPQARYQPFNEGHFGLASQAYCHFTSPIRRYADLLTHRALKTAMGIGVGALAAGQKLLRISDQINRRERAAMACEREMDRRMGCLALLPRVGEHFKGMVAGVTDFGIFVELADMPVEGMIRIDDLGDDWYDFDPRTMSLVGQRSGVMWRMGQSLEVALTEVNMGRLEIRLMPLELPKAAQGNWRGRGKTSRKPAHKGDAKPGRTSRSGGSRSGWKITSPGDESSKSGGKGGAKGKARRSEGGPKRGPKTGGQGKGGSTGSGARGRSAGNGSKKRDR; encoded by the coding sequence ATGAAAAAGAAAAATTTCCAACGCGGAGTGCCCGGCGCTCCCTCCCATACCCCCGGCTTTCCCTCGCGAGAGGAACTGCTGGAGGCCTTTTCCGCCCAGTCGCGCCCCATGCGCGTGGACGGTCTTTTGCGTGTGCTGGGCCTTGCCCGCCGCGCCAAGGGCGACCTTGAAGCCGCTCTGACAACACTGGCCGAACAGGGCCGCCTGCTGCGGCTGCGGGGCGGCCTTTGGGCACGCCCAGAAGCCCTCAAACATATTACGGGCCGCTTCAGTTCGCTGCGCGACGGCGGGGGCTTTGTTACGCCCATGCGGCCAGTTGCCGAGGGTGAAAACAACCGCGACAGCCAGCTGGAATTTACCGGCGCGCGCGATGTGTATATCCCCGCGGCGCTGACCGGCGAAGCCTGGCATCAGGATATTGTGCGCGTGGCGCTCTCCCCCGGTGCATCGCGCGGCCCATCCCCCGAAGGACGCATTGTTGAAGTTGTGGAACGCGGCCTCAAGGAAATCCCCGCCCATGCGGCCCACCGCACAGGGAATACACTTTTCTGCCGTCCGGCGGACGCGCGCCTCTCCGTCAATTTCAGCGTGGAGCTGGCTGCTGGCGAAACGCCCCCCGAGCCTGGCACTCTGGTATTGCTGGCCCCGGTGCAGCGCCTTGCCTCCGACCTTTGGACAGCCCGCATTGTGGGCGACTACGGGCGCGAGGACGATGTGGCCGTGCAGGAAGAACTGGTCAAGCTCAACCACGAGGTTCCGCGCGACTTTCCTGCCGGGGTGCTGGCTGAGGCCCAGCACCTGCCCAGTGGCCCCACGCCTGAAGACATGCACAACCGCGAAGACGTGCGCGGCCTGCCCCTTGTGACCATTGACGGCGCGGATGCCCGTGATTTTGACGATGCAGTGGAGGTCGAAGACCGCCCTGGCGGCGGCTGGCTGCTGCGCGTGGCCATTGCCGATGTGAGCCACTACGTGCGCCCCCGCGGCAACGGCAGCACCGGAGCGCTGGATGCGGAGGCCCTCTCGCGCGGCAACTCCTGGTATTTCCCCAAATCCGTGGAACCCATGTTGCCGGAGGCTCTTTCCAACGGTCTGTGCAGTCTGCGCCCGGACGAAGACCGCCTCGCCATGCTGGCGGAAATTCCCTTTTCCGCACAGGGCAAGCCCGGCACACCGCGCTTTGCTCAGGTGGTCATGCGCTCTGCGGCGCGGCTGACCTACGATCAGGTCAAGGCCTGCATGCTCGACAACGATGCCGCAGCCCTTGCCGCCCTGCGCGAAAACCCGCGCGGTGAAGAAGTTATCACCATGCTGCAAAGGGCCTTTGCCCTGTATGCGGCCCTGCGTGATGCCCGCCGCCAGCGCGGCAGCCTTGATTTTGACCTGCCCGAAGCAGACAGCCGCCTGGACGAAGCCGGGCGCGTTGTCTGGATCGGGCATCGCCAGCGGCACGATGCCCACCGCCTCATTGAGGAATTCATGATCGCGGCCAACGAGGCCGTGGCTCGCCACCTGGGCGATGTGGGCATGCCCTTTCTTTACCGAGTGCATCCCCTGCCCGACCCGGAACGGCTGGAAAGCCTTTTTGACACCCTCGCGGGCGTGGGTATGGAAGACCTGCCCCCCCGGCCGGAAGCCGCAGCCATGCAGGGCATTCTTGCCCGCGTGCAGGGCACGGATCAGGAGTTTTTGGTCAACCGCCTCTGTCTGCGGGCCATGCCGCAGGCGCGCTATCAGCCTTTCAACGAAGGACATTTTGGCCTTGCTTCGCAGGCCTACTGCCACTTTACCTCGCCCATCCGCCGCTATGCGGACCTGCTGACCCACCGGGCGCTCAAAACAGCCATGGGCATCGGCGTGGGCGCGTTGGCCGCAGGTCAGAAGCTGCTGCGCATCAGCGACCAGATCAACAGGCGCGAACGCGCGGCCATGGCCTGCGAACGCGAGATGGATCGCCGCATGGGCTGCCTTGCCCTGCTGCCCCGCGTGGGCGAACACTTCAAGGGCATGGTGGCCGGGGTCACGGACTTTGGCATTTTTGTGGAACTGGCCGACATGCCTGTGGAAGGCATGATCCGCATTGATGACCTCGGGGATGACTGGTACGACTTTGACCCCCGCACCATGAGCCTTGTGGGCCAGCGCTCCGGCGTCATGTGGCGCATGGGACAGAGCCTTGAAGTCGCGCTGACGGAAGTGAATATGGGGCGGCTTGAAATCCGGCTCATGCCGCTGGAACTGCCCAAGGCGGCGCAGGGCAACTGGCGCGGCAGGGGCAAAACATCCCGCAAACCTGCTCACAAGGGCGACGCAAAACCGGGACGTACAAGCCGTTCCGGCGGTTCGCGCTCCGGCTGGAAGATCACCTCGCCTGGTGACGAGTCCAGCAAGAGCGGGGGCAAGGGTGGAGCAAAGGGCAAGGCCCGCCGCAGCGAGGGGGGGCCAAAGCGAGGCCCCAAGACTGGAGGCCAGGGCAAGGGCGGTAGCACCGGTTCTGGCGCGCGCGGGCGCAGCGCGGGCAACGGCAGCAAAAAGCGGGACCGCTGA
- a CDS encoding Bax inhibitor-1/YccA family protein, with the protein MSYSRSVAQSAATSVASLYMRQVYQWMTAGLAVTTVVAYAVASSPAVQAAIFGNTIVLILMLVAQFGLVIALSAAVHKMSGGTATGLFLLYSAVTGATLSSIFVVYPIASIANAFLVTTGTFLAMSVYGTVTKRDLTSMGSFLFMGLIGIVIASLVNIFLKNSMMDFIISCLGVLIFTGLTAYDTQKLRRFGENAPMEDGTAVRRGAILGALTLYLDFINLFLMMLRLFGGNRE; encoded by the coding sequence ATGTCATACAGCCGCAGTGTTGCTCAAAGCGCCGCTACCAGCGTTGCTTCCCTTTACATGCGTCAGGTCTATCAGTGGATGACGGCCGGTCTGGCAGTAACCACTGTCGTGGCCTACGCCGTTGCCAGTTCGCCTGCCGTGCAGGCGGCCATTTTTGGCAACACCATTGTGCTTATTCTCATGCTGGTGGCCCAGTTCGGTCTTGTCATCGCCCTTTCGGCGGCGGTTCACAAAATGTCCGGCGGCACGGCCACGGGTCTGTTTCTGTTGTATTCCGCTGTTACGGGCGCAACGCTTTCGTCCATCTTTGTAGTGTACCCCATTGCGTCCATCGCCAACGCGTTTCTGGTAACCACCGGCACCTTCCTTGCCATGTCGGTCTACGGCACTGTCACCAAGCGCGACCTCACGTCCATGGGCAGCTTTTTGTTCATGGGCCTCATCGGCATTGTCATTGCCTCGCTGGTGAATATCTTCCTCAAGAACAGCATGATGGACTTCATCATCAGCTGCCTTGGCGTGCTGATCTTCACTGGCCTGACCGCCTATGACACGCAGAAGCTGCGCCGGTTCGGCGAAAACGCCCCCATGGAAGACGGTACCGCCGTGCGCCGTGGCGCCATCCTTGGCGCGCTGACGCTCTACCTCGACTTCATCAACCTTTTCCTCATGATGCTGCGCCTGTTCGGCGGCAACCGCGAGTGA
- a CDS encoding peptidylprolyl isomerase, which produces MKSIRVFFRAVTLTLCLGGMLALAGQAQAADPDPAVKLETNLGDIVVRLDARKAPISTANFVQYVKSGFYDGTVFHRVIKNFMIQGGGFTPDLKQKSARASIRNEADNGLKNKKYTIAMARTSEPHSASAQFFINTKDNDFLDFKSQTPQGWGYAVFGKVIKGQEVVDKIAAVQTGKKGYYDDVPMESVIIKKAVIVE; this is translated from the coding sequence ATGAAATCAATTCGTGTTTTTTTTCGTGCAGTTACACTGACTCTTTGCCTCGGTGGCATGCTTGCCCTGGCAGGGCAGGCGCAGGCTGCTGATCCTGATCCGGCTGTGAAGCTTGAAACCAACCTTGGCGACATTGTGGTGCGCCTTGATGCCCGCAAAGCCCCCATCAGCACGGCCAATTTTGTGCAGTACGTCAAATCCGGTTTTTATGACGGCACGGTGTTTCACCGCGTTATCAAGAATTTCATGATCCAGGGCGGCGGCTTTACCCCCGACCTGAAGCAGAAGTCTGCCCGCGCCTCCATCCGTAATGAAGCAGACAATGGCCTCAAGAACAAAAAGTACACCATCGCCATGGCCCGCACCAGCGAGCCGCATTCGGCATCTGCGCAGTTCTTTATCAACACCAAGGATAACGACTTCCTCGACTTCAAGAGCCAGACGCCGCAGGGCTGGGGCTATGCCGTGTTTGGCAAGGTCATCAAGGGGCAGGAAGTGGTAGACAAGATCGCCGCCGTGCAGACCGGCAAGAAGGGCTACTACGACGACGTGCCCATGGAAAGCGTGATTATCAAGAAGGCCGTTATCGTGGAATAA
- a CDS encoding helix-turn-helix domain-containing protein has translation MDTPDICPPVQGNYRCHFELTLQLIGGKWKLLVIYFLSLQEVIRFSQLRRALPEISERMLVRQLRELEEDGLVHRKVYGTVPPRVDYSLTPLGVSLVPIMESLKTWGSMYEKSRSQTESDHGDTNDADL, from the coding sequence ATGGACACTCCCGACATTTGCCCGCCCGTACAGGGCAATTACCGTTGCCATTTTGAACTGACCTTGCAGCTCATTGGCGGCAAGTGGAAATTGCTGGTTATTTATTTTCTTTCATTGCAGGAAGTTATCCGTTTCAGCCAGTTGCGGCGAGCCCTGCCGGAGATCAGCGAGCGCATGCTGGTGCGCCAGTTGCGCGAACTGGAAGAAGACGGCCTTGTACACCGCAAGGTCTACGGCACGGTGCCGCCGCGCGTGGATTATTCGCTCACGCCGTTGGGCGTATCGCTTGTGCCCATCATGGAATCGCTGAAAACCTGGGGCAGCATGTATGAAAAAAGCCGTAGCCAGACTGAGTCTGACCACGGCGACACCAATGACGCTGACCTGTAA
- a CDS encoding flavodoxin family protein, whose protein sequence is MKVLAINGSPRKNGNTALLLHEALVPLREAGWEVETVQLGGKKIQGCRGCEKCAELKNGRCVFDNDMLNELLQKMLAADAMILGTPCYFTDMSSELKALVDRAGFVAYVNGGLFQGKIGAAVVAAGRAGATHAYDSINHMFLMSKMLVPGSTYWNVGFGHAEGDAAKDAFALENMRHLGRAIDWLGKAVVPHMAEYPAA, encoded by the coding sequence ATGAAAGTACTGGCCATAAACGGAAGCCCCAGAAAAAACGGCAATACGGCTCTTTTGCTGCATGAGGCCCTTGTGCCCCTGCGCGAGGCGGGTTGGGAAGTGGAAACTGTGCAGTTGGGCGGCAAGAAGATTCAGGGCTGCCGTGGTTGCGAAAAATGTGCGGAACTCAAAAACGGGCGCTGCGTTTTTGACAACGACATGCTCAACGAACTGCTGCAAAAAATGCTGGCAGCGGACGCCATGATCCTGGGTACGCCCTGTTATTTCACGGATATGTCTTCGGAACTGAAAGCGCTGGTGGATAGAGCCGGATTTGTGGCCTATGTGAACGGCGGTCTTTTTCAGGGCAAGATTGGCGCGGCAGTAGTGGCTGCGGGGCGCGCCGGGGCCACCCATGCCTATGACAGCATCAACCATATGTTTCTGATGTCCAAGATGCTGGTTCCCGGTTCGACCTACTGGAACGTGGGCTTCGGCCATGCGGAGGGGGATGCGGCAAAGGACGCCTTTGCCCTGGAAAATATGCGGCATCTGGGCAGAGCCATTGACTGGCTGGGCAAGGCCGTGGTTCCGCATATGGCGGAATACCCCGCCGCATAG
- the ruvC gene encoding crossover junction endodeoxyribonuclease RuvC → MQSVTVIGIDPGSQRTGWGVVREVSGVLQLVDCGVVRTASAGKEFSDRLARIYHELSGVLARLKPEEAAIEQVFTAKNAASALKLGQARGVAVAACAAHGLTISDYEPTLVKKSLVGTGRAEKEQVAFMVQRLLNVKNANWALDTSDALAVAVCHLTVRRFAALAGK, encoded by the coding sequence ATGCAGTCTGTAACGGTCATCGGCATCGACCCCGGCTCCCAGCGCACGGGCTGGGGCGTGGTGCGCGAGGTTTCGGGCGTGTTGCAGCTGGTGGACTGCGGCGTGGTGCGCACGGCCTCGGCGGGAAAAGAATTTTCTGACCGCCTCGCCCGCATCTATCATGAGCTTTCAGGCGTTCTGGCCCGCCTCAAGCCGGAAGAAGCCGCCATCGAGCAGGTCTTTACCGCCAAGAACGCGGCTTCGGCCCTCAAGCTTGGTCAGGCGCGGGGCGTTGCCGTGGCCGCCTGCGCGGCGCACGGCCTCACCATCAGCGATTATGAACCGACCCTTGTCAAAAAATCCCTTGTGGGAACGGGCCGGGCAGAGAAGGAGCAGGTGGCCTTTATGGTGCAGCGCCTGCTCAACGTCAAAAACGCCAACTGGGCGCTGGATACCTCCGATGCGCTGGCTGTGGCAGTATGCCACCTGACCGTGCGCCGCTTTGCCGCCCTGGCGGGCAAGTAG
- a CDS encoding ABC transporter permease, with product MTATENFGDFLRKIGRPCLNGIDALGNTALFMFGGLAQIFASPKIFPRTMQQLYVIGSKSLFLIMLIGVFCGMVLGLQGYYTLVKFGSVGMLGSAVSLTLIRELGPVLTAIMLTGRAGSSMTAEIGVMRITDQIDALDVMDINSMGYLVSPRLLASLIAFPLLTAVFDVIGIIGGYLTGVLMLGINEGAYFYRITSSVTATDVNGGFIKAVLFGLLVTTICCRQGYYTNKRRDSVGPEAVGNATTSAVVISCVLILAADYIVTSFLL from the coding sequence ATGACCGCAACCGAAAATTTCGGCGATTTTCTGCGCAAGATAGGCCGCCCCTGCCTGAACGGCATAGACGCTCTTGGCAACACTGCACTGTTCATGTTTGGAGGTCTGGCCCAGATATTTGCCAGCCCCAAGATTTTTCCGCGCACCATGCAGCAGCTCTATGTCATTGGCTCCAAATCGCTCTTTCTTATCATGCTGATCGGCGTGTTCTGCGGCATGGTGCTGGGGCTTCAGGGCTACTACACCCTGGTGAAGTTCGGCTCCGTGGGCATGCTTGGCTCTGCCGTGTCGCTCACCCTGATCCGCGAGCTTGGGCCGGTGCTCACGGCCATCATGCTCACGGGCCGCGCCGGGTCTTCCATGACGGCAGAAATCGGCGTCATGCGCATTACCGACCAGATTGACGCACTGGACGTCATGGATATCAATTCCATGGGCTATCTGGTCAGCCCGCGCCTCCTGGCCTCGCTCATCGCCTTTCCGCTGCTGACGGCGGTATTTGACGTTATCGGCATCATCGGCGGCTATCTCACGGGTGTGCTCATGCTGGGCATCAACGAAGGCGCGTATTTTTACCGCATCACCAGCTCGGTGACGGCAACGGACGTGAACGGCGGTTTCATCAAGGCCGTGCTCTTTGGTCTGCTTGTGACCACCATCTGCTGCCGCCAGGGCTATTACACCAACAAGAGGCGCGACAGCGTTGGCCCGGAGGCCGTGGGCAACGCCACTACCTCTGCCGTGGTTATTTCCTGCGTGCTGATTCTTGCGGCTGACTACATTGTTACCTCATTTTTGCTGTAA
- a CDS encoding SPOR domain-containing protein, whose protein sequence is MAAPLRKPRKSAVSQPSGEKRRFVIRLSGPMLALLGAILSVAVGWSFFMGFMVGRGQNPETRVEQMTSMISKDAPKAKPAPEAPAPDAAAPAAQAETADAQNPAPGAEENQATPAGAPQPGKPGQDQKGQKAAAQPPQGKQGQQSPQGAYPFAQPSGNSLAAWGIKPGANQNGQGQGAQANGQASAQNGAQAAKPAPAKTGPQFDYVYQVAAFKSDEDADKLRTRLEGKGLRTRTQKNGKLVLVMVSIRGTEDDAFNLREDLRHMKLGVPIQISQKPVSSKPQKSGR, encoded by the coding sequence ATGGCCGCCCCCTTACGTAAACCCCGCAAATCCGCCGTTTCCCAACCTTCTGGCGAGAAGCGCCGCTTTGTCATCCGCCTTTCGGGGCCAATGCTTGCCCTGCTGGGCGCAATCCTCTCGGTTGCTGTGGGCTGGTCATTTTTTATGGGATTCATGGTCGGGCGCGGGCAAAACCCTGAAACGCGTGTGGAGCAGATGACCAGCATGATCTCCAAGGACGCGCCCAAGGCCAAACCAGCCCCGGAGGCCCCCGCGCCTGACGCGGCAGCTCCGGCGGCACAGGCCGAAACCGCCGATGCCCAGAATCCGGCCCCCGGCGCTGAGGAAAATCAGGCTACGCCCGCAGGCGCGCCCCAACCCGGCAAACCGGGGCAGGATCAAAAGGGACAGAAAGCAGCAGCCCAGCCGCCGCAGGGGAAACAGGGCCAGCAATCCCCGCAGGGAGCCTATCCCTTTGCGCAGCCTTCGGGCAACAGTCTGGCGGCCTGGGGCATCAAACCCGGCGCAAACCAGAATGGGCAGGGCCAGGGCGCTCAAGCCAACGGACAGGCCAGCGCACAAAACGGGGCGCAGGCAGCAAAGCCCGCACCGGCCAAGACTGGCCCGCAGTTTGATTATGTATATCAGGTAGCTGCATTCAAATCTGACGAAGACGCGGACAAACTGCGCACTCGCCTTGAAGGCAAGGGGCTGCGCACCCGTACCCAGAAAAACGGCAAGCTCGTGCTGGTTATGGTCAGCATTCGCGGCACGGAAGACGATGCATTCAACCTGCGTGAAGACCTGCGCCACATGAAGCTGGGCGTACCCATTCAGATTTCGCAAAAACCTGTTTCAAGCAAACCGCAAAAATCAGGGCGGTGA
- the argS gene encoding arginine--tRNA ligase translates to MRAIDTLRTALKAIIEEEGLAWPVKTVIEPPRDPKHGDLSVNSAMLLAKEAKANPRELAQKFAQKLVERCPDVSHAEAAGPGFCNVTFTQDFWRATVADIEAAGKEYGKSTGGAGKKVLLEYVSANPTGPLHVGHGRGAAVGDSLARLLRVAGYDVNTEYYINDAGRQMRLLGLSVWLRAKELAGKPVTWPEDYYKGDYIIDIAREMLDANPALVELPDAEGQDVCYDKAMNDILNGIKDDLNEFRVEHQRWFSEKTLVEGGAVAAAFDALDSAGYTYEKDNAYWFATENLGDDKNRVLRKSDGSLTYFASDIAYHHDKFQRGYDWLIDIWGADHHGYIPRMRAAITAMGKTQDSFDVVLIQLVNLLREGQPVSMSTRAGTFETLADVIKEVGVDAARFMFLSRKSDSPLDFDLELAKQRSLDNPVYYVQYAHARICAVLRRAEERGFVLPAKADAELLHGLDTPEDMALLRKAATFEDMLASAAKSLGVHHVSTYLTELAGQLHSYYARHQVLLADDAPRTLARLALLRSIGQVLRNGLDVLGVSAPESM, encoded by the coding sequence ATGCGCGCCATTGACACCCTGCGCACGGCCCTCAAGGCCATTATTGAAGAAGAAGGCCTTGCCTGGCCCGTCAAAACCGTTATTGAACCGCCCCGCGACCCCAAGCACGGCGATCTTTCCGTCAACTCCGCCATGCTGCTCGCCAAGGAAGCCAAGGCCAACCCCCGCGAACTGGCGCAGAAATTCGCCCAGAAGCTTGTGGAGCGCTGCCCCGATGTGTCCCATGCCGAAGCCGCCGGCCCCGGATTCTGCAACGTGACCTTCACGCAGGATTTCTGGCGCGCTACCGTGGCGGACATTGAAGCCGCGGGCAAGGAATACGGCAAGAGCACGGGCGGCGCAGGCAAAAAAGTGCTGCTGGAATATGTTTCCGCCAATCCCACCGGCCCCCTGCATGTGGGCCACGGGCGCGGCGCTGCCGTGGGCGACAGCCTTGCCCGCCTGCTGCGCGTGGCTGGTTATGACGTTAACACCGAATACTACATCAATGATGCCGGTCGCCAGATGCGCCTGCTGGGCCTTTCTGTGTGGCTGCGCGCCAAGGAACTGGCCGGAAAGCCCGTCACCTGGCCCGAAGACTACTACAAGGGCGACTATATCATCGACATCGCCCGCGAAATGCTGGATGCCAACCCCGCCCTCGTGGAACTGCCCGACGCCGAAGGCCAGGACGTGTGCTACGACAAGGCCATGAACGACATCCTGAACGGCATCAAGGACGACCTCAACGAATTCCGCGTGGAGCACCAGCGCTGGTTCTCTGAAAAAACCCTTGTGGAAGGCGGGGCCGTTGCTGCGGCTTTTGACGCGCTTGATTCTGCCGGGTATACGTATGAGAAAGACAATGCCTACTGGTTTGCCACCGAAAATCTGGGCGACGACAAAAACCGCGTGCTGCGCAAGTCGGACGGCAGCCTGACCTACTTTGCCTCCGACATCGCCTACCATCACGACAAATTTCAGCGCGGCTACGACTGGCTCATTGATATCTGGGGCGCGGATCACCACGGCTACATCCCCCGCATGCGCGCGGCCATCACGGCCATGGGCAAAACGCAGGACAGCTTTGACGTGGTGCTCATCCAGCTGGTGAACCTGCTGCGCGAGGGCCAGCCCGTGAGCATGTCCACCCGCGCGGGCACCTTTGAAACCCTGGCCGATGTCATCAAGGAAGTGGGCGTTGACGCGGCGCGCTTCATGTTTCTTTCGCGCAAGAGCGACAGCCCGCTGGACTTTGACCTTGAGCTTGCCAAGCAGCGCAGCCTCGACAACCCGGTGTACTATGTGCAGTACGCCCACGCGCGCATCTGCGCCGTGCTGCGCCGGGCTGAGGAACGCGGCTTCGTGCTGCCCGCCAAGGCCGATGCGGAGCTGCTGCACGGGCTGGATACGCCCGAAGACATGGCCCTGCTGCGCAAGGCCGCCACGTTTGAAGACATGCTGGCCTCCGCCGCCAAATCGCTTGGCGTCCACCACGTGAGCACCTACCTCACGGAACTGGCCGGACAGCTGCACAGCTACTATGCCAGGCATCAGGTGCTGCTGGCCGATGACGCGCCCCGCACCCTGGCCCGCCTTGCCCTCCTGCGTTCCATCGGTCAGGTGCTGCGCAACGGTCTGGACGTGCTTGGCGTGAGCGCCCCGGAAAGCATGTAA
- a CDS encoding ACP S-malonyltransferase has protein sequence MTQAVLLFPGQGSQESGMGRDLAEASSDAMNLWKQAERISGLPLREIYWEGDDAAMSDTRALQPALTVVNLNLWSAVAARANVCGAAGHSLGEFSAMAAAGVLSAESALELTALRGRLMAEADPDGKGGMAALLKLDQPAIEEIVAETVAQCGELLLVANYNTPGQLVISGAKAAVALACQKAKERKGRGLELKVSGAFHSPMMAEANKELTPLLRKAVWSKPKFPVYCNAHGKAVTDGESARESLLVQMTSSVQWTDTVRNQYADGARRWLELGPKAVLGKMVAPCLAGTATAEDLAIELVNNAETAAAFAG, from the coding sequence ATGACACAAGCCGTTTTGCTCTTTCCCGGCCAGGGCTCGCAAGAGTCGGGCATGGGCCGCGATCTGGCCGAGGCTTCTTCTGACGCCATGAACCTCTGGAAGCAGGCCGAGCGCATCAGTGGCCTGCCCCTGCGCGAAATTTACTGGGAAGGCGATGATGCCGCCATGAGCGACACCCGCGCCCTCCAGCCCGCCCTCACAGTGGTGAACCTGAACCTCTGGAGCGCGGTTGCCGCGCGCGCCAACGTGTGCGGCGCAGCCGGGCACAGCCTTGGCGAGTTCAGCGCCATGGCCGCCGCTGGCGTGCTTTCTGCCGAGAGCGCCCTTGAGCTTACAGCCCTGCGTGGCCGCCTCATGGCCGAGGCCGATCCCGACGGCAAGGGCGGCATGGCCGCTCTGCTCAAGCTGGATCAGCCCGCCATTGAAGAAATTGTGGCCGAAACCGTTGCCCAGTGCGGCGAACTGTTGCTGGTGGCCAACTACAACACCCCCGGCCAGCTTGTTATCAGCGGGGCCAAGGCCGCCGTGGCCCTGGCCTGCCAGAAGGCCAAGGAGCGCAAGGGCCGTGGCCTTGAACTCAAGGTCAGCGGCGCGTTCCACAGTCCCATGATGGCCGAGGCCAACAAAGAACTCACCCCCCTGCTGCGCAAGGCCGTGTGGAGCAAGCCCAAGTTCCCCGTATACTGCAATGCCCACGGCAAGGCCGTGACAGATGGCGAAAGCGCCCGCGAAAGCCTGCTTGTGCAGATGACATCCTCCGTGCAGTGGACAGACACCGTGCGCAACCAGTATGCCGACGGCGCGCGCCGCTGGCTGGAGCTTGGCCCCAAGGCCGTGCTCGGCAAGATGGTGGCCCCCTGCCTTGCAGGAACTGCCACGGCGGAAGACCTTGCCATTGAGCTCGTTAACAACGCCGAAACAGCGGCGGCCTTTGCAGGATAG
- a CDS encoding 16S rRNA (guanine(527)-N(7))-methyltransferase RsmG, translating into MMQRQSVDRKELARLAAASGAEVPQSALEPLAEYLEMLCQWNKAMNLVGPHTWQDMLTRLAVDSFHLAGFLDKLDLPEAPLCWDLGAGAGLPGIPLRMAWTRGAYYMIEVREKRALFISSVLSRLQLPSTHIFRGPVEHFFQGQYYKADCILSRAFMPWRQLLDLASPRLHDNGVLVVLALEPAPSELPAPWRLVEQLSYVVGGHGRWFWALAPSAGAERLTYDAATHRAG; encoded by the coding sequence ATCATGCAGCGACAATCGGTTGACAGAAAGGAATTGGCGCGTCTGGCTGCGGCCTCGGGCGCGGAAGTGCCGCAATCGGCTCTGGAGCCGCTGGCGGAATATCTTGAAATGCTCTGCCAGTGGAACAAGGCCATGAATCTGGTCGGCCCGCACACCTGGCAGGATATGCTTACCCGGCTGGCGGTGGACAGCTTTCATCTGGCCGGCTTTCTGGACAAGCTTGATCTGCCCGAAGCTCCCCTGTGCTGGGATCTTGGCGCGGGCGCAGGCCTGCCGGGCATTCCCCTGCGCATGGCCTGGACGCGCGGCGCATACTATATGATAGAAGTGCGCGAAAAGCGCGCCCTGTTCATCTCCAGTGTACTTTCCCGCCTTCAGTTGCCCTCCACCCATATTTTCAGAGGGCCGGTGGAGCATTTTTTTCAGGGTCAGTATTATAAGGCGGACTGCATTTTGAGCCGGGCCTTCATGCCCTGGCGGCAACTGCTTGACCTCGCCAGCCCCAGGCTGCACGATAACGGAGTGCTGGTCGTGCTGGCACTTGAGCCAGCCCCCAGCGAGCTGCCAGCGCCCTGGCGTCTGGTGGAACAGCTCTCTTATGTTGTAGGCGGGCACGGGCGCTGGTTCTGGGCGCTTGCTCCCAGCGCAGGGGCCGAGCGGCTGACCTATGATGCTGCAACGCATCGGGCTGGATAA